GGCCGAGGCGCCCCGGGTCGACGTCCATGTGGGTCACGGCGGGATGGGTGAGGAGGGCGTAGTCGGAGACGGCCTCGACGCGATTCTTCAGCATGCGGTGGGCGAGGATCACGTCCGGACCCGCGATCTGGGCGTGCCCGCCGACGCGGTACTCGACGAACGGCCCGTAGTGTCCGATCGCCTTGAGGCGCAGCTTGTCGACGCCGCGGCAGGCTCGGCACTCGCAGCTGTCGTCGGCCGCGAGCTCGCGCTGCTTCACGCGAAACCCCGCGAACGCGTCGCGCAGGATCGTGAGCAGGCTCGCCGGCGGCAGCACCTTGCCGTCTGGGCCGAGCGCGAAGACAGCGTCGCCCTCGATCCCGTGCACCTCGAGCGGTGGCGCGATCCGCCGGATCACCTCCTCCAGCAGCTCGGCGATGATCGGCGGCCCGTGCTCGAGCTCGGTCGTCGTGAGGAACTCGGTGAAACCCGAGATGTCGGCGAGGATGAGAAAGCCGCTCTTGGTCGTCTGCACGGTGTCCTCCTTTCCCGCTCGATGCCGTTCAGCGTTCCACGCGGTGCCAGGAACCTTTGCACAGGTGGCTTCCGGCTACGAACCCAGCTGCGCATGTGACTCCTAGTGAAGGGGCGGGGTCCGGACTTGGCGAAAATTGCGGTCGGGCCGACTTCGTGCGACCTTGCGCCTTTTTCTATCTCCACCGATGGAGCCCCGATGGACAAGACCGCCGCCACCCTCGTCGCCTTTGCCGCCGGCCCGGAGAACATCGAGCGCCGGGCCGCCGCCATGATGATGCTCGCCGAGCTCGGGATCTCCGCGCCCCAGGCGCGCGCCGTCGCCGCCGCGGCCGTCGCGAGCCCGACCGTCCTCCAGGAGTACGCCCTCCGCTGGTTCGAGAGGCTCCGCCCCGAGGACGGGCTGTCGGCCCTGGTTCCGCTCTTCGACACGTCCGATCCGGGGATCCGCGAGCGCGCGCGTCGGCTGGTCGCCGATTTCGGCGGCGCGGCGGTGCCGGCGATCGCGGCTTTCGGCAAGACGGCGCCGCGCACCTGGCTGCCCGGCGCCGTCGAGGTGCTGGGCGGCATCGGGACCGGCCCCGCGGTGCGGGCGCTCTTCGAGCTCGCGGCGCGCGGCGATCACGAACTCGTGCGGGTCGCCGTCGAGTCGCTCCACAAGCGGACTCGCGACCTCGCGGAGAAGGCGCGCGGGCAGTTCCTCGAGCACGTGCTCGCGGCCGCGACCCGGCCGGCGGTGGCGGCGAGCCCGATCGCGACGACGGCGATCATCCGGACGCTCGCGAATCTCGGGCTCGCCGGGGCGCGCGTGTGGCTGCTCGCGCAGGCGACGCGCGGCGACAGCGCCGAACTCCGCGCGGAGGCGCTGCGGGCGCTTGCGGCGTGTCTCCGCCACGAGAAGCTCCAGGCCAAGGAGTTCGGGAAGATCGCGCCGATGCTCTCCGACGCCGACTTCCCGCGTGTCGTCCGTCCGGCGCTCGACCTCCTCGAGTCGCACCAGTTCGGCAAGGGCGATCAGGCGTTCCTGCTCGGGCTCCGCGAGAGCCCGCACGTGGCCGTGCGGTCGTTCGCGCTCGCGAAGCTCGGCGCGAGCGAGGCGCCGAAGGCGGTGAGCGCGCTCCTTTCGAGCCTCGACGACGCGGAAGCCGTGCGCCGCTCGGCGGCCCGCTCGCTCGGCGAGATTCCCGAGGCGCGCCAGGCGTTGATGAAGCGGTTCGTCGAGGCCGCCGACGCGAGCGCCGCCTTCACCATGGCCGAGACGCTGATTCGCTACGACGTGCCGTGGCGGCGGCCCACCCTGGAGCAGATCTGGAAGCGCTGGC
The Deltaproteobacteria bacterium DNA segment above includes these coding regions:
- a CDS encoding DUF2652 domain-containing protein codes for the protein MQTTKSGFLILADISGFTEFLTTTELEHGPPIIAELLEEVIRRIAPPLEVHGIEGDAVFALGPDGKVLPPASLLTILRDAFAGFRVKQRELAADDSCECRACRGVDKLRLKAIGHYGPFVEYRVGGHAQIAGPDVILAHRMLKNRVEAVSDYALLTHPAVTHMDVDPGRLGLVPHLERYEHFGDVECWVDDLARAAE
- a CDS encoding HEAT repeat domain-containing protein, which encodes MDKTAATLVAFAAGPENIERRAAAMMMLAELGISAPQARAVAAAAVASPTVLQEYALRWFERLRPEDGLSALVPLFDTSDPGIRERARRLVADFGGAAVPAIAAFGKTAPRTWLPGAVEVLGGIGTGPAVRALFELAARGDHELVRVAVESLHKRTRDLAEKARGQFLEHVLAAATRPAVAASPIATTAIIRTLANLGLAGARVWLLAQATRGDSAELRAEALRALAACLRHEKLQAKEFGKIAPMLSDADFPRVVRPALDLLESHQFGKGDQAFLLGLRESPHVAVRSFALAKLGASEAPKAVSALLSSLDDAEAVRRSAARSLGEIPEARQALMKRFVEAADASAAFTMAETLIRYDVPWRRPTLEQIWKRWQKAFEAEDRIQGAFLHFLRTTAPEFTAETLRKQAASLLRTGRARDAARLRTVVREIPGSDAEDGYQLALALLKTRKRGLDHPIRRPDAALDVLLEIEAAGFATGPRLRKERALDADELYATGFALAETNAAGVVIAQDVLAHLAKKFPRTKIGKAAKNKLELLSA